One window from the genome of Synechococcus sp. PROS-7-1 encodes:
- the ftsH gene encoding ATP-dependent zinc metalloprotease FtsH, translating to MNQRWRQILLWGLPITIALVLAWQVLGSGGLNGLKPGGPTVAPRNTAVARMSYGRFLDYVAAGRVTSVDIYDGGRDAVVEAVDPDLDNRVQRLRVDLPGLAPELINTLKEEGISFDIHPPKTAPPALGLLGNLLFPLLLIGSLIFLARRSNNMPGGPGQAMQFGKTKARFAMEAETGVMFDDVAGVNEAKQDLEEVVTFLKQPEKFTSVGAQIPKGLLLVGPPGTGKTLLAKAIAGEAGVPFFSLSGSEFVEMFVGVGASRVRDLFKRAKENSPCLIFIDEIDAVGRQRGAGIGGGNDEREQTLNQLLTEMDGFEGNSGIIIIAATNRPDVLDSALMRPGRFDRQVTVDAPDIKGRLSILEVHSRNKKLDPELSLDSIARRTPGFTGADLANLLNEAAILTARRRKESISLSEIDDAVDRIIAGMEGQPLTDGRSKRLIAYHEVGHALVGTLVKDHDPVQKVTLIPRGQAQGLTWFSPDEEQMLVSRAQLKARIMGALGGRAAEDVVFGRSEVTTGAGGDIQQVASMARQMVTRFGMSNLGPMSLEGGSQEVFLGRDLMTRSDVSEAISKQVDDQVRNIVMQCYQETLELVGAQREVMDDLVELLIEKETLDGDEFREMVAKVTDIPEKDRFSPVLS from the coding sequence ATGAACCAACGCTGGCGCCAGATCCTTCTTTGGGGTCTACCCATCACCATTGCTCTGGTGCTGGCCTGGCAAGTGCTCGGCAGCGGTGGATTGAACGGCCTCAAGCCCGGTGGTCCCACCGTGGCGCCGCGGAACACCGCGGTCGCTCGCATGAGCTACGGACGCTTCCTTGACTACGTTGCAGCCGGACGTGTCACATCTGTCGACATCTACGACGGTGGTCGGGATGCCGTGGTGGAAGCGGTCGATCCCGACCTTGATAATCGGGTTCAGCGTCTGAGAGTCGATCTTCCTGGGCTTGCACCTGAACTGATCAACACACTCAAGGAGGAAGGAATCAGTTTTGACATTCATCCTCCAAAAACAGCTCCGCCGGCCCTTGGCCTACTCGGAAATCTTCTGTTTCCCTTGCTGTTGATTGGATCGCTGATTTTCCTGGCACGACGCTCCAACAACATGCCCGGTGGGCCAGGGCAAGCCATGCAATTCGGAAAGACAAAAGCCCGTTTTGCGATGGAAGCTGAAACCGGCGTGATGTTTGACGATGTCGCTGGCGTCAATGAAGCCAAGCAAGACCTCGAGGAGGTTGTCACCTTCTTGAAGCAGCCTGAAAAGTTCACGTCTGTGGGTGCGCAAATTCCCAAGGGGCTGCTTTTGGTTGGCCCTCCTGGCACAGGCAAGACTCTGCTCGCCAAAGCGATCGCAGGTGAAGCGGGCGTTCCGTTTTTCTCTCTCTCCGGATCGGAGTTCGTCGAGATGTTTGTGGGTGTTGGCGCCAGCCGCGTTCGCGATCTCTTCAAGCGAGCCAAAGAAAACAGCCCTTGCCTGATTTTCATTGATGAAATCGATGCCGTTGGCCGCCAGAGAGGCGCGGGTATTGGTGGCGGTAATGACGAACGTGAGCAGACCCTCAATCAGCTGCTTACAGAAATGGATGGATTCGAGGGCAACAGCGGAATCATCATCATTGCCGCAACCAACCGACCTGACGTTCTTGACTCAGCGTTGATGCGCCCCGGCCGGTTCGATCGCCAGGTCACCGTTGATGCTCCTGACATCAAAGGGCGACTCTCCATTCTTGAAGTTCATTCCAGAAACAAGAAACTCGATCCTGAGCTTTCACTCGACAGCATTGCCAGACGCACTCCTGGTTTCACAGGCGCAGACCTGGCCAATCTTCTCAATGAAGCAGCGATCCTCACCGCTCGCCGCCGCAAGGAATCGATCAGTCTGTCTGAGATCGACGATGCGGTCGACAGAATCATTGCCGGCATGGAGGGACAACCTCTCACTGATGGTCGGAGCAAGCGATTGATCGCTTATCACGAAGTCGGCCATGCTCTTGTTGGCACGTTGGTGAAGGATCATGACCCAGTGCAAAAAGTCACCCTGATCCCAAGGGGACAGGCGCAAGGCCTGACCTGGTTCTCACCGGATGAGGAGCAGATGCTTGTGTCTCGCGCTCAACTCAAGGCGCGGATCATGGGAGCTCTTGGTGGGCGCGCCGCTGAAGATGTGGTGTTCGGACGCTCCGAAGTCACAACCGGGGCTGGTGGAGACATCCAACAGGTTGCATCGATGGCACGTCAGATGGTGACACGATTTGGCATGAGCAACCTTGGCCCTATGTCCCTTGAAGGGGGAAGCCAAGAGGTATTCCTTGGTCGCGATCTGATGACCCGGAGTGATGTTTCGGAAGCCATTTCAAAACAAGTCGATGACCAAGTTCGCAACATTGTGATGCAGTGCTATCAAGAAACGCTAGAGCTGGTAGGTGCTCAGAGAGAAGTTATGGATGATCTCGTTGAGTTATTAATTGAGAAAGAAACCCTGGATGGAGACGAATTCAGAGAAATGGTCGCCAAAGTAACCGATATCCCCGAAAAAGATCGCTTCTCCCCAGTTCTTAGCTGA
- the psb29 gene encoding photosystem II biogenesis protein Psp29 yields MTGLRTIADSKRAFHAAFPYVIPSLYRRTADELLVELHLLSHQTQFKSNALFAVGLRQVFTAFTKGYRPADHLPELFDALCSCNGFNAQQLNSVAEGSEKAVAGHSMEEVQTWLQAKGDGAPEPLASGLADLAGEQFHYSRLMAVGLFSLLSSAQGVESQDPEELCKTTHSIGEQIGLSRPRLEKDLNLYRSNLEKMAQAVELMEETLASERRKRERQASESKQTQD; encoded by the coding sequence TTGACAGGGCTTCGGACGATCGCAGACAGCAAGAGAGCGTTTCACGCAGCCTTTCCCTACGTGATTCCATCTCTCTATCGACGCACTGCCGATGAGTTGCTTGTGGAACTGCATCTGCTCAGCCACCAGACGCAATTCAAGTCGAATGCCCTTTTTGCCGTCGGACTCCGGCAGGTCTTCACTGCGTTCACCAAGGGTTATCGACCTGCCGATCACCTCCCCGAGCTGTTTGATGCCCTTTGCAGCTGCAACGGTTTCAACGCCCAACAGCTGAATTCCGTTGCGGAGGGATCAGAAAAAGCTGTGGCCGGCCACAGCATGGAGGAGGTTCAAACCTGGTTGCAGGCAAAAGGAGATGGAGCTCCTGAACCCCTCGCCTCCGGTCTCGCCGATCTTGCTGGCGAACAGTTCCACTACTCAAGACTGATGGCCGTTGGCCTGTTCTCCCTTCTCTCCTCAGCGCAAGGCGTTGAATCACAGGATCCTGAAGAGCTCTGCAAAACAACCCACAGCATTGGTGAGCAGATTGGCCTCTCCAGGCCACGCCTGGAGAAGGATCTCAATTTGTACAGAAGCAATCTTGAGAAGATGGCCCAGGCGGTCGAACTGATGGAGGAGACGCTTGCCTCAGAACGTCGCAAGCGCGAGCGACAGGCCTCGGAAAGCAAACAGACTCAAGATTGA
- the clpS gene encoding ATP-dependent Clp protease adapter ClpS, protein MTSSSPGVSTVLERDRQALRYPQARVIVLNDDVNTFEHVVESLCRIIPGMNSDQAWNLAHQIDGEGAAEVWCGPLEQAELYHQQLGAEGLTMAPIERC, encoded by the coding sequence ATGACTTCGTCATCACCGGGCGTTTCCACCGTTCTTGAAAGAGATCGGCAAGCGCTGCGCTACCCCCAGGCTCGCGTGATCGTCCTCAACGACGACGTGAACACCTTTGAGCATGTTGTGGAGAGTCTCTGCAGGATCATTCCCGGCATGAACAGCGATCAAGCCTGGAACCTGGCGCATCAAATCGACGGTGAAGGTGCCGCTGAGGTCTGGTGTGGCCCCCTTGAGCAAGCAGAGCTCTACCACCAGCAACTCGGCGCTGAGGGGCTCACGATGGCGCCAATCGAACGCTGTTAG
- the clpP gene encoding ATP-dependent Clp endopeptidase proteolytic subunit ClpP: protein MIPIVIEESGRGERAFDIYSRLLRERIIFLGEAVTSESANRIVAQLLFLEAEDPEKDIFLYINSPGGSVYDGLGIFDTMQHIKPDVQTVCVGLAASMGAFLLCAGAKGKRSSLRHSRIMIHQPLGGARGQASDIRIQADEILFLKSRLNQELAERTSQPLTKIQEDTDRDFFMSPQEAVEYGLIDSVIDKRPVHSV, encoded by the coding sequence ATGATCCCCATCGTGATCGAGGAATCCGGGCGCGGGGAAAGAGCGTTTGACATCTATTCCCGTTTGTTACGGGAGCGCATCATTTTCCTCGGTGAAGCTGTCACGAGTGAGTCCGCCAACCGCATTGTTGCTCAGCTGCTGTTTCTGGAAGCTGAGGATCCGGAAAAAGATATTTTCTTGTATATCAACTCACCTGGTGGATCTGTTTATGACGGGTTGGGTATTTTCGACACGATGCAGCACATCAAGCCTGATGTGCAGACTGTCTGTGTAGGCCTTGCCGCAAGTATGGGGGCTTTTCTACTTTGTGCGGGAGCCAAAGGGAAAAGGAGCAGCCTCCGTCACTCACGAATCATGATTCACCAGCCATTGGGAGGTGCCCGCGGGCAAGCCAGCGATATCAGGATTCAAGCCGACGAAATCTTGTTCCTGAAAAGTCGTCTCAACCAAGAACTCGCTGAACGTACGTCCCAGCCTTTGACCAAGATTCAGGAAGATACAGATCGCGATTTTTTCATGTCACCGCAAGAAGCTGTGGAATACGGCTTGATTGACAGTGTGATTGACAAACGCCCTGTTCATTCTGTCTGA
- a CDS encoding ABC transporter permease: MASNLPIAETVGMALTTLRANRLRSLLTMLGIVIGNASVITLVGVGRGAQNLAESQLSTLGANVLFVVPGSNDTRRQGVAFPKTLVLEDAEAIAEQVPSVKRVAPQINANEVVQAGARSSTAAIFGITPEFLPVRSFEISRGRFITEQDVKAARTVVVIGPDLRDKLFPSGSSIGQSLRIRDQSFTVIGVMAPKGAVFGSNQDENAYIPLSTMVSRLTGRDPTYGISLSFISAEALSEQSTGAAKFQISNLLRQRHKILRNDDFAVRSQQDALTIVGTITGGLTLMLGAIGGVSLLVGGIGIMNIMLVSVSERTEEIGLRKALGARSSDVLRQFLVESLVLASLGGVIGTATGYGAIALVAAFTPLPAAIGASTVLVTVGLSGSIGLFFGVVPARRAARLDPITALRSL, encoded by the coding sequence ATGGCGAGCAACCTGCCCATCGCCGAAACCGTCGGGATGGCTCTCACCACACTGAGAGCCAATCGCCTGCGAAGCCTGCTCACCATGCTTGGGATCGTGATCGGCAATGCGTCCGTGATCACCCTCGTCGGAGTGGGTCGTGGCGCTCAGAATCTTGCGGAGAGCCAGCTCAGCACCCTTGGCGCCAATGTGCTCTTCGTTGTGCCTGGCAGCAACGACACCCGCAGGCAAGGTGTGGCATTTCCGAAGACGCTCGTCCTTGAAGATGCTGAAGCGATTGCAGAGCAAGTCCCGAGTGTGAAGCGGGTGGCACCACAGATCAATGCCAATGAAGTCGTTCAGGCTGGAGCGAGAAGCAGCACCGCGGCGATCTTCGGGATCACACCGGAATTTCTTCCCGTAAGAAGTTTCGAGATCTCCAGAGGGCGTTTCATCACAGAACAGGACGTCAAAGCCGCACGCACTGTTGTTGTGATTGGCCCTGATCTGCGTGACAAGCTCTTTCCCAGCGGCAGTTCCATCGGACAAAGCCTGCGGATCCGTGACCAGAGTTTCACGGTGATTGGGGTGATGGCACCGAAGGGAGCAGTCTTCGGCTCCAATCAAGATGAAAACGCCTACATCCCTCTCTCCACCATGGTGAGCCGGCTGACCGGCCGCGATCCCACCTATGGCATCAGTTTGAGTTTCATCAGTGCTGAAGCCCTCTCTGAACAGAGCACCGGGGCTGCAAAATTCCAAATCTCCAACCTTCTTCGCCAACGGCACAAGATCCTTCGCAACGATGATTTCGCGGTGCGTTCCCAGCAGGATGCCCTCACGATCGTTGGCACCATCACTGGTGGCCTCACACTGATGTTGGGTGCGATCGGTGGCGTTTCGCTCTTGGTCGGCGGAATCGGAATTATGAACATCATGTTGGTGTCAGTCAGCGAGCGCACCGAGGAGATCGGTCTGAGAAAGGCACTCGGAGCCAGGAGTTCCGATGTTCTTCGTCAGTTTCTTGTCGAGTCTCTTGTTCTTGCCAGCCTCGGCGGCGTGATCGGAACAGCCACTGGATACGGAGCCATCGCCTTGGTTGCTGCGTTCACTCCCCTACCGGCCGCGATCGGGGCCTCCACAGTCCTGGTCACTGTGGGGTTGTCAGGCTCCATCGGCCTGTTTTTCGGTGTGGTTCCAGCCAGGCGAGCAGCACGACTTGATCCGATCACGGCATTGCGCAGTCTTTAG
- a CDS encoding 5-(carboxyamino)imidazole ribonucleotide synthase, with amino-acid sequence MGSADGAIGVIGGGQLARMLSEAAALRGIEVLVQTTSEADCAVAASSRLVQALPTDQDATRELARDCSGITFENEWVTVDALMPLERQGVTFVPSLASLVPLVNKLSQRRLLDDLSIPSPRWICLAEINPGSPALPPGWTFPVMAKAATGGYDGKGTQILEDLNDLAHLMRNVRAQDWLLESWVKFERELALVVSRDRQGRIRHLPMVETHQSHQICDWVLAPAEAEPLLEATAYNIAASLLTRLGYVGVMALEFFYGPEGLFVNEIAPRTHNSGHFSIEACSSSQFDQQLCITAGLPVPATELVVEGALMVNLLGLHDAAAVGSDQNLNERLARLRSIPNAHVHWYGKQELPGRKVGHVTVVLREERAEARRQTAMTVLSQIRDVWPNPLN; translated from the coding sequence ATGGGGAGCGCTGACGGCGCAATCGGAGTGATCGGCGGCGGCCAGCTGGCTCGCATGTTGTCGGAGGCCGCTGCTCTCCGAGGCATTGAGGTGTTGGTTCAAACCACATCCGAAGCAGATTGCGCTGTTGCTGCATCCAGCCGACTGGTTCAGGCGTTGCCGACCGATCAGGACGCGACGCGCGAGCTGGCGCGTGATTGCAGTGGCATCACATTTGAGAACGAGTGGGTGACGGTGGACGCTCTTATGCCTCTGGAACGCCAGGGCGTGACGTTTGTGCCATCCCTGGCCAGCCTGGTGCCTCTCGTTAACAAACTCTCTCAGCGCCGGCTTCTCGACGATCTCTCCATTCCCAGCCCTCGCTGGATCTGTCTGGCTGAGATCAATCCAGGGTCACCAGCGCTGCCTCCTGGGTGGACCTTCCCGGTGATGGCCAAGGCTGCGACCGGTGGGTACGACGGCAAGGGCACTCAAATCCTTGAAGACCTCAATGATCTGGCCCATCTCATGCGCAATGTGCGAGCTCAGGACTGGTTGCTCGAGAGTTGGGTGAAATTTGAGCGGGAGCTTGCCCTTGTGGTGAGTCGCGATCGACAGGGGCGTATCCGCCACCTGCCGATGGTGGAGACCCACCAAAGCCATCAAATCTGCGACTGGGTTCTCGCTCCTGCGGAAGCGGAACCCCTGCTCGAAGCAACCGCCTACAACATTGCAGCGTCTCTGCTCACCCGCCTGGGATATGTAGGTGTGATGGCTCTGGAGTTCTTTTATGGGCCGGAAGGCCTGTTCGTGAACGAAATCGCTCCGCGCACCCATAACTCGGGTCACTTTTCCATCGAAGCCTGCTCCAGCAGTCAGTTTGATCAGCAGCTCTGCATCACGGCAGGGTTACCGGTTCCTGCAACAGAGCTTGTGGTGGAAGGCGCCTTGATGGTCAATCTGCTCGGCTTGCACGATGCCGCAGCAGTTGGCAGTGATCAAAACCTCAATGAACGTTTGGCCAGGCTTCGATCGATTCCGAACGCCCATGTGCACTGGTATGGCAAGCAGGAACTGCCCGGACGCAAAGTGGGCCACGTCACTGTTGTACTGCGTGAGGAGAGAGCCGAGGCCCGTCGTCAGACGGCGATGACAGTCCTGAGCCAAATCCGAGACGTGTGGCCAAATCCCCTAAATTGA
- the petN gene encoding cytochrome b6-f complex subunit PetN has product MLFTLAWASLAAVFSFSIAMVVWGRNGDGTLNF; this is encoded by the coding sequence ATGCTGTTCACCCTGGCCTGGGCTTCTCTTGCAGCTGTTTTCAGCTTTTCGATCGCCATGGTGGTGTGGGGGCGTAACGGTGACGGCACGCTGAACTTCTGA
- a CDS encoding BCD family MFS transporter, translating to MGSARFFLLAIRLGLFQACLGALSVLTLGIFNRLLIEEFAVPAALTALALGCQQLVAFTRVWFGQRSDRCRWRGLRRTPFIIGGAAAFCALTWIAGRLVLWIAAASMVDDASAVIERGLLLAVVFLLYGLAISASSTPFAALLVDVSTDKQRPVLVSIVWSMLMVGIVVGAILLSSFLGSSCASAELTDVIDGVRRLIAVAPVVIFGLVLIAIAGVEPRIINNNRKEKGHSNDQEISLAASWTILRASPQVGYFFAVLSLFTFSLFLQEAVLEPYGGAIFAMDVCATTRLNAIWGIGTLLGIATTGFLFVPRLGAQRTALLGGLLSAVFVLLIVVAGGMNSEPLFKGALFLFGAAAGISTNASLTLMLGLTSPLMAGTFIGVWGLAQAYARGLATIGGGALLSLFGQFTGSQNSFSAYAGVFIVQAMGLLIAGIMLLRVDTKLFQRKVEQALASVLTSELD from the coding sequence GTGGGTTCGGCCCGGTTTTTTCTCCTCGCCATTCGCCTAGGGCTTTTTCAGGCCTGTCTCGGGGCACTATCAGTGCTCACCCTGGGCATCTTCAACAGGCTTCTGATTGAAGAATTTGCCGTTCCCGCGGCATTGACGGCCCTCGCTCTTGGCTGCCAGCAACTCGTCGCCTTCACACGGGTATGGTTCGGCCAGCGGTCGGATCGCTGTCGCTGGAGAGGACTGCGCCGAACGCCCTTCATCATCGGTGGAGCAGCAGCGTTCTGCGCGCTCACCTGGATCGCCGGGCGGCTGGTGCTTTGGATCGCTGCTGCATCCATGGTCGATGACGCCTCAGCTGTGATCGAACGAGGGCTGTTGCTGGCTGTCGTTTTCTTGCTGTATGGCTTGGCAATTTCAGCGAGTTCAACCCCATTTGCCGCTCTGTTGGTCGATGTCAGCACCGACAAACAACGACCTGTTCTGGTCTCGATTGTGTGGTCAATGCTGATGGTTGGGATTGTTGTCGGCGCCATTCTCCTGAGTTCCTTTCTCGGCTCCTCCTGTGCAAGCGCGGAGCTCACGGATGTCATTGATGGCGTCAGGCGCCTGATCGCGGTCGCCCCCGTGGTGATTTTCGGCCTCGTGCTGATCGCGATCGCTGGAGTTGAACCACGAATCATCAACAACAACCGAAAGGAGAAGGGCCATAGCAATGATCAAGAAATCTCCCTGGCAGCGTCCTGGACGATTCTCCGAGCTTCTCCGCAGGTGGGCTACTTCTTTGCCGTTCTATCGCTGTTCACGTTTTCGCTCTTCTTGCAGGAGGCCGTTCTCGAGCCCTATGGAGGCGCAATTTTCGCAATGGATGTCTGCGCCACCACAAGGCTGAATGCCATCTGGGGGATCGGAACATTGCTTGGAATTGCCACAACGGGGTTTCTCTTCGTGCCCCGGCTCGGCGCCCAACGCACTGCTCTGCTGGGAGGTCTTCTGTCAGCCGTTTTCGTGCTTCTGATCGTGGTTGCAGGCGGCATGAACTCTGAACCTCTCTTCAAGGGAGCTCTCTTTCTCTTTGGTGCTGCTGCCGGGATCAGCACCAATGCAAGCCTTACCCTCATGCTGGGCCTCACCTCTCCGCTGATGGCAGGAACCTTCATCGGTGTATGGGGGCTTGCGCAGGCTTATGCCAGGGGACTGGCCACCATCGGAGGTGGGGCTCTGCTCAGCCTCTTTGGTCAGTTCACTGGCTCTCAGAACAGTTTCAGTGCTTATGCGGGCGTCTTCATCGTGCAAGCCATGGGTCTTCTCATCGCTGGCATCATGCTGCTTCGCGTCGACACCAAGTTGTTTCAGCGCAAGGTTGAGCAGGCGCTGGCTTCCGTTCTCACCAGCGAACTCGACTGA
- a CDS encoding DUF2103 domain-containing protein — protein sequence MGRLVITHSTYVEGLIPWLKKLATDPAIQTITPGVISRVRGRCVGLQLRISTPVSGGFKVVARRGTSVQEVFVVTPLSKAELGQRIKASSP from the coding sequence GTGGGACGCCTAGTGATCACACACAGCACCTACGTCGAGGGACTGATTCCTTGGCTCAAGAAACTGGCCACGGACCCTGCCATTCAAACGATTACTCCAGGGGTGATCAGTCGAGTGAGGGGCCGCTGCGTTGGCCTTCAACTTCGAATTTCAACACCGGTATCCGGGGGATTCAAGGTGGTGGCCCGCAGAGGCACCAGCGTGCAGGAAGTGTTTGTCGTCACACCGCTGAGCAAAGCTGAATTAGGCCAGCGGATCAAAGCCTCAAGTCCCTGA
- the aroB gene encoding 3-dehydroquinate synthase, which yields MEPQARIRVALERNPYDVIIGSGQLTRVGDAISALQVRDGTRILVVSNPAVADHYAAQCLTSLETAGFRPVLLQIDAGEEQKTLDTIRIILDAAQRNGLERTSLMLALGGGVVGDMTGFAAACWLRGIPVVQIPTTLLAMVDASIGGKTGVNHACGKNLIGAFHQPSLVMIDPLTLQTLPPREFRAGMAEVIKYGVIGDSELFERLEQAEDLSDPARMGTELLQTILERSAQAKAAVVAADEREGGRRAILNYGHTFGHVVETLTGYGTWLHGEAVAIGMAAVGHLAVIKGLWTEADQQRQLTLIRKAGLPAEWPSLEIDRVLDTLRSDKKVRHGQLRFVVPNAIGSVLISDQINDDDVRQCLEGQH from the coding sequence ATGGAACCACAAGCCAGGATCCGTGTAGCCCTCGAACGCAACCCCTATGACGTCATCATCGGTTCGGGCCAGCTAACCCGTGTCGGTGATGCAATCTCTGCGCTGCAAGTGCGAGATGGAACCAGGATTCTTGTGGTGAGCAATCCGGCAGTGGCCGATCACTACGCAGCGCAATGCCTCACCAGTCTCGAAACAGCAGGTTTCAGACCAGTGCTCTTGCAGATCGATGCGGGCGAGGAGCAGAAAACGCTCGACACCATCAGGATCATTCTTGACGCCGCACAACGGAACGGGCTGGAACGCACCTCCTTGATGCTGGCCCTTGGTGGTGGAGTCGTTGGGGACATGACCGGATTCGCTGCAGCCTGCTGGCTTCGAGGCATCCCAGTGGTTCAGATTCCCACCACCCTCCTGGCGATGGTGGATGCCTCGATCGGAGGCAAAACCGGCGTTAACCATGCCTGTGGGAAAAACTTGATTGGGGCGTTTCACCAGCCATCGCTGGTGATGATTGATCCCCTCACATTGCAAACACTTCCACCAAGGGAGTTCCGCGCCGGAATGGCGGAAGTGATCAAATACGGGGTGATCGGCGATTCCGAACTGTTCGAACGTCTCGAGCAGGCAGAGGATCTCAGTGATCCAGCCAGAATGGGAACAGAACTGCTACAGACCATCCTCGAGCGATCTGCCCAGGCCAAAGCCGCCGTGGTTGCCGCCGATGAACGGGAAGGCGGGCGGCGAGCGATTCTCAATTACGGCCATACCTTCGGTCATGTTGTGGAAACACTCACCGGATATGGCACTTGGCTGCATGGTGAAGCCGTCGCCATCGGAATGGCAGCCGTTGGTCATCTGGCCGTCATCAAGGGACTGTGGACGGAGGCAGATCAGCAACGTCAGTTGACCTTGATTCGTAAGGCTGGGCTGCCCGCTGAATGGCCTTCCCTGGAGATCGACCGGGTCCTTGACACCCTTCGTTCCGACAAAAAAGTCCGCCACGGGCAGTTGCGGTTTGTCGTGCCGAACGCCATTGGATCGGTTCTGATCAGCGATCAGATCAACGATGACGACGTCAGGCAGTGTCTGGAGGGCCAGCACTGA
- a CDS encoding carbohydrate ABC transporter permease, translated as MKSEVDRSRTLTAWGFLSPALILLGVSVLIPAAMALVMSFTQTGLDVSEPLRFIGFANLRRLAGDPMFYKVLGTTLIYLFGVVPPIVLGALALAVLVNRALPGIHVLRAAFYTPVLVSIVVAAIAFRWLYAENGLINGWLGALFGSGFLPIDFLSNPLLALPSVMLVTLWKGLGYYMVIFLGGLQGIPIELYEAAELDGSEGWRKHLDITLPLLRPYLTLVAVISAIAATKVFEEVFLMTQGGPADSTRTLVYYVYDQAFAELEISYACTVGLALFLIVLLLTAVRLAFSDDRSLI; from the coding sequence ATGAAATCCGAGGTTGATCGCAGCAGAACCCTGACGGCCTGGGGCTTTCTGAGTCCTGCGCTCATCCTTCTTGGTGTTTCGGTGCTGATTCCAGCCGCGATGGCGCTGGTCATGAGCTTCACGCAGACAGGGCTTGATGTTTCTGAACCCCTGCGTTTCATCGGATTCGCCAATCTGCGGCGCTTGGCAGGTGATCCGATGTTTTACAAAGTTCTGGGCACGACTCTGATCTATCTCTTCGGAGTCGTACCGCCGATTGTTCTTGGCGCCCTTGCTCTGGCTGTGCTTGTGAACCGGGCTCTCCCTGGAATTCACGTTCTTAGAGCTGCTTTCTATACCCCGGTCCTTGTTTCGATTGTTGTTGCTGCGATCGCCTTTCGATGGCTTTATGCGGAAAACGGATTGATCAATGGCTGGCTCGGCGCTCTCTTCGGCTCCGGTTTCCTCCCGATCGACTTCCTCTCCAACCCGTTGCTGGCCCTTCCTTCGGTGATGCTGGTCACGCTCTGGAAAGGACTCGGCTACTACATGGTGATTTTCCTGGGTGGACTTCAAGGGATTCCCATTGAGCTGTACGAAGCAGCCGAACTCGATGGCAGTGAAGGCTGGAGAAAGCATCTCGATATCACGCTCCCTTTATTGCGTCCTTATCTCACCTTGGTGGCCGTGATCTCAGCGATCGCTGCCACCAAGGTGTTTGAAGAGGTGTTTCTGATGACTCAGGGCGGACCTGCTGACTCCACACGCACGCTTGTTTATTACGTCTACGACCAGGCCTTTGCAGAGTTGGAAATCAGCTATGCCTGCACGGTGGGCCTGGCTCTGTTTCTGATCGTTCTGTTGCTGACCGCCGTGCGACTGGCCTTCAGCGATGATCGTTCCCTTATTTAA